In Struthio camelus isolate bStrCam1 chromosome 4, bStrCam1.hap1, whole genome shotgun sequence, a genomic segment contains:
- the CCNI gene encoding cyclin-I yields the protein MKFSGPLESQRLSLLLETAISREAQMWKAHVPKIQPNQDVAISPKQRDEVIQWLAKLKYQFHLYPETLALAISLLDRFLATVKARPKYLNCIAISCFFLAAKTIEEDERIPVLKVLARDSFCGCSPAEIRRMEKIILDKLNWDLHMATPLDFLHIFHAVAVSNRPQLLTILPKPSPSQHVAALTKQLLHCMACYQLLQFKGSMLALAIVSLELEKLLPDWLALIIELLQKVQMDSAQLIHCRELVAHHLSTLQSSLLPNSVYVYSPLKHTLVTCNRGVFQCQPSSVPGPGFSKDNGRPEVPVTGTAALYQRLPAPTGCKQASAKRKVEEMEVDDFYDGIKRLYNEDVAPEVVALESLGSVCGADVSRQEGNVSPCPPLQPVSVM from the exons ATGAAGTTTTCAGGACCCCTGGAGAGCCAGAGGTTGTCTCTCCTTCTGGAGACGGCAATCTCTAGGGAAGCTCAAATGTGGAAAGCACATGTGCCGAAAATTCAGCCCAATCAG GATGTAGCCATTTCTCCAAAGCAGAGGGATGAGGTCATTCAGTGGCTGGCCAAGCTCAAATACCAGTTCCACCTTTATCCAGAAACGCTCGCCCTGGCCATCAGTCTTTTGGACAGGTTTTTAGCCACAGtaaag GCCCGTCCAAAGTACTTGAACTGTATTGCAATCAGCTGCTTCTTCCTCGCTGCAAAGACCATCGAGGAAGATGag AGGATTCCAGTACTGAAGGTGTTGGCGCGGGATAGCTTTTGTGGTTGTTCTCCAGCTGAAATTCGCAGAATGGAGAAGATTATCCTGGATAAACTGAACTGGGATCTTCACATGGCAACACCACTGGATTTCCTTCATATT TTCCATGCGGTTGCGGTGTCCAACAGGCCTCAGCTACTGACCATCCTGCCCAAGCCGAGTCCCTCCCAGCACGTGGCAGCCCTCACCAAGCAGCTGCTGCACTGCATGGCCTGTTACCAGCTGCTGCAGTTCAAGGGCTCCATGCTGGCGCTGGCCATCGTCagcctggagctggagaagctgctCCCCGACTGGCTGGCTCTCATCATCGAGCTGCTCCAGAAGGTGCAG ATGGATAGCGCGCAGCTGATCCACTGCCGGGAGCTCGTGGCACATCACCTTTCCACTCTGCAGTCTTCTCTGCTGCCCAATTCTGTATATGTCTACAGTCCCCTCAAGCATACCCTGGTGACCTGTAACAGAGGAGTGTTCCAATGCCAGCCCTCCTCTGTCCCAGGGCCAGGTTTCTCCAAGGACAACGGCAGGCCAGAAGTGCCAGTCACAGGTACAGCCGCGCTCTACCAGCGTCTGCCAGCTCCCACCGGCTGCAAGCAAGCCTCTGCCAAGCGCAAAGTGGAAGAGATGGAAGTGGACGACTTCTACGACGGTATCAAGCGTCTCTACAACGAAGACGTTGCTCCAGAGGTAGTGGCGCTTGAAAGCCTGGGCTCTGTTTGTGGCGCTGATGTCTCGAGGCAGGAGGGCAACGTTTCCCCTTGTCCGCCTTTGCAGCCGGTGTCTGTTATGTAG